A genomic segment from Amphiura filiformis chromosome 10, Afil_fr2py, whole genome shotgun sequence encodes:
- the LOC140162586 gene encoding dehydrogenase/reductase SDR family member 11-like, translated as MSDRWVGRVALVTGASAGIGIAIAKRFAQLGLKVVGCARNIDKIKTLGDELQKSNASGSVHAIKCDVSQETEVLSMFKEIKEKYGGVDVCVNCAGVNYSTTILDGKTEEWKRMFDVNVVGLTICSREAFKSMRERNIDDGHIFHLNSVAGHLVPPGRMHLYSATKYAVKALTEGLRQELREIKSHIRVTSISPGLTETEFFYRSYGKEDAERLYQQFKCLEADDISDAVMYALQAPNHVQVHDILIRPVDQET; from the exons ATGTCAGATCGTTGGGTTGGTAGAGTGGCTCTGGTGACTGGTGCAtctgctggtattggtattgcTATTGCCAAACGATTCGCTCAGTTGGGGTTGAAAGTCGTCGGATGTGCCAGAAATATTGACAAGATCAAG ACGCTTGGAGATGAATTACAGAAGTCCAACGCATCTGGTTCCGTCCATGCCATTAAATGTGATGTATCACAAGAGACGGAAGTCCTGTCTATGTTCAAAGAAATCAAAGAGAAATATGGCGGAGTTGATGTGTGTGTTAATTGCGCCGGCGTAAATTATTCCACGACGATACTAGATGGAAAGACAGAAGAATGGAAGCGTATGTTTGAT GTCAATGTTGTAGGATTGACTATATGTTCCAGGGAAGCTTTCAAGTCTATGAGAGAAAGGAACATTGATGATGGACATATTTTTCACTTGAACAg TGTAGCAGGCCACTTGGTACCACCCGGACGAATGCATCTTTACAGTGCTACTAAATATGCAGTAAAAGCTCTGACAGAAGGCCTACGCCAAGAATTACGGGAAATTAAATCTCATATTAGAGTCACG AGTATTTCACCCGGACTGACAGAGACAGAATTTTTCTATCGGTCTTATGGGAAGGAGGATGCTGAGAGGCTTTACCAACAGTTTAAA TGTCTCGAGGCAGATGATATTTCTGACGCAGTGATGTATGCTTTACAAGCTCCGAATCATGTACAA GTTCATGACATTCTGATTCGTCCGGTAGACCAAGAGACATAG